The following is a genomic window from Anopheles aquasalis chromosome 3, idAnoAquaMG_Q_19, whole genome shotgun sequence.
tttacaaaaaatagATCGTCGGTAATGATGAATTCAGATGTACCAAATATTGGCACGATATATAGTAATTATTTTCACAATGTTCATGACTCTTTTTACTAGCAAATAGATTCCTCAAGCTATACTGAGTCAGCCGATTTATGTTTCCATAAGTCGTCTtatatgttgttttttttttatatttaaatgaCACCCGTTTGCTATTCGTTTCCTTTAATAAACCAATAACACACTCCAGAATTGGTTTGGTACAAAATACTCAATTCAATCTATAATCTTTCCTTGACCTTCACTTGGCATATGACGTTGATCGTGATCATCCGTACTAGCCTGATCAGTACTAATAGACTGATCTAGTCTGATTAATTTTAACAGCATGGCTAACATCCAACATGTTCAGGATTAGACCTTCCATATTCCAAATTTTCGAATCACATGGTGCTCTTCAAACACCATATTGGCAGATGTTTGATCGCTGATCCAATACGTTTACGCAAACAATGGTATCTGTTATCTACATTCATAGTTTTTTACCGAATGAGCAGACCGGCCCCAGACCTAAAAGATACTGCTAACAATGGTAGCGATTTTTATGCACATACATTTGGTGTCTCCGCCAGATAAGCTTGAAATGATATAAGCCAGTACTATTTGTATCAATGTGTGAAACGGTAATGCTCAACAACAAATATCGCCagttaaacatacggctcgtccgtccttatatatgttaaaaaaatatatcgcCAGTTCCTAGCGTGATCAGATAGACCCTCTTATAAAAAGTTATGTGGAAAGCGTTATCTTCCTAAATATTTCAATGTACATTGCAAGGTTTCCGAGCAGAATTGGGTGCGCAAGAAATAACAGCCCTTAGGTTAAAAGAACAAAGGATTCGTCCTCGTTATTTGTCATCAGAAACGAAAAATATAATTTAGGATCCAAATTTCTTGCTATCTAACAAACAACTGCTATCACCTCGTCGCTTAATCCACCGTCGTACTCTAGGATCTCTTTTCTGGAGGTTTATACGAAGGTACGAACGTAACAAGTATCTATTCCTATGAGAAATCGGACTAAACCTAAAAGCTGTCCTATTACCATCGCAGAAGGAAGAGGCAAACAGCCATGCCTGGCGCACCCTGGGAATGTTCATTCGCTTATCAAGATTTCCACCTCCTACAAAAAAGCACCGTAACGAGCAGCAATTGATAACAACGCACACTTTATTTACACCTAATTTTCCAACtatgctgcatgctgcttcGCATAAACCGGCATCTGTATGTTGAGCCCATCCTTCGATTCGAAGAACGTGTACGATAGCGTAATCGAGTCCACCAGCTCCATCTTCGGATCTTCGATGAACTCGGGATCGATGTAGAAAAACACCGGCAAATCGACCTCTTCGTGCGGGTTGAGCTGCTGTTCCTCGAAGCAGAAGCACTGTATTTTGTTAAAATAGGCCCCAGCCTCGAACGGAATGACGTTGTACGTGCTGATACCGATCACCGGATGGTCCGTagggtttttggcagaatAAAATGCCAACGCGGTCTCTCCCGGTACCACCTAGAATGGGTTAGATGTTTTAATCAATTCCTCGATGCGATTTGCCGCCAAACGCTGCACTTTAGTCTTACCTTAATTTCCGTCTGCTGTGGCTTAAAATTCCAGCGC
Proteins encoded in this region:
- the LOC126575466 gene encoding cytochrome c oxidase assembly protein COX11, mitochondrial; the encoded protein is MLTFCARTAVGQPIVREGLRKTLLHQPVRWLGGRGSDPGRNFRIRTTTYYVAAAGVLTVGLSYAAVPLYRMFCQAYSYGGTTSQGHDGEKVESMQRIKDRVIKIKFNADIGASMRWNFKPQQTEIKVVPGETALAFYSAKNPTDHPVIGISTYNVIPFEAGAYFNKIQCFCFEEQQLNPHEEVDLPVFFYIDPEFIEDPKMELVDSITLSYTFFESKDGLNIQMPVYAKQHAA